One window of Flavobacterium ammonificans genomic DNA carries:
- a CDS encoding helix-turn-helix domain-containing protein — MENHINLVNVPIEVMASTIREIVSSELQKVKNLFTEAPKDVLVPTLNRKQVCILLGVCEGTLYNWNKNKILVNFKAGRRVLYRESDVLAILNPLKEVS; from the coding sequence ATGGAAAACCATATCAATTTAGTCAATGTGCCTATAGAGGTCATGGCTAGTACTATCCGTGAGATAGTTTCATCAGAGTTACAAAAAGTTAAAAATTTATTTACCGAAGCTCCTAAGGATGTTTTGGTACCGACATTAAACAGAAAACAAGTATGTATACTTTTAGGAGTATGTGAAGGTACTTTGTACAACTGGAACAAAAATAAGATTTTAGTAAACTTCAAAGCTGGAAGAAGAGTTCTTTATAGAGAATCAGATGTTTTAGCCATTCTTAACCCTCTTAAAGAAGTATCCTAA
- a CDS encoding helix-turn-helix domain-containing protein: MNRIKEVLNQKNIKQVWLADKLGKSYNMVNGYVTNKRQPSIEVLFRIANLLEVQAKELLSDNKLN; encoded by the coding sequence ATGAATCGTATAAAAGAGGTGCTTAATCAGAAGAATATCAAACAAGTATGGCTTGCGGATAAACTTGGTAAGTCATACAATATGGTAAATGGTTATGTGACAAATAAAAGACAGCCTTCAATAGAGGTGCTTTTTAGAATTGCTAATCTTTTAGAAGTGCAAGCAAAAGAATTATTAAGTGATAATAAATTGAATTAA
- a CDS encoding type I restriction-modification system subunit M, which produces MKNVKESANFIWSIADLLRGDYKQSDYGKIILPLTVIRRLDCVLESTKVDVLKKYDQLKTTNFENLDPILNKTAGFKFHNKSQFDFEKLIADPNNIASNLRNYLNGFSEDAREIIEQFEFENQINKMDDANLLFMVVKRFQEIDLHPDRISSMEMGYMFEELIRKFAEISNETAGEHFTPREVIKLMVNILFLNDRDILTKKGITKTIYDSCAGTGGMLSVAEEYLHELNPDARLEVFGQELNPESYAICKSDLLIKGQNASNIKKGNSISEDQLSNEKFDYLITNPPFGVKWEKFGKKVKEEHEQLGHGGRFGAGLPSVGDGSFLFLMHLMSKMKPEGSRLAIVFNGSPLFSGSPSKTKNESSIRQWIIENDFLEAVIALPNQLFYNTGISTYIWVISNHKPNNRKGKVQLINGVDFFKKMSKSLGDKRNELSDDHIAQITKIYGEFKEGDYSKVFDNKAFGYAKVTVERPERNAEGQVVTDKKGNAKPDSSLRDTENIPLLMDVQEYMEKEVLPHVPDAWIDHSKTNVGYEVNFTKYFYQYKPLRSLDDIRKDIMAIEQETDGLLKEVIG; this is translated from the coding sequence ATGAAAAACGTTAAAGAATCAGCAAATTTTATTTGGTCAATTGCAGACCTACTTCGAGGTGACTATAAGCAAAGTGACTATGGGAAGATTATTTTACCGTTAACAGTAATTAGACGATTGGATTGCGTGCTAGAAAGCACCAAAGTGGATGTACTTAAAAAGTATGACCAGCTGAAAACAACCAACTTTGAGAACCTTGACCCGATTTTAAACAAAACGGCTGGATTCAAGTTCCATAATAAAAGCCAATTCGACTTTGAGAAGCTAATAGCTGACCCAAATAACATAGCATCAAATCTTAGAAACTATCTCAACGGATTCTCAGAAGATGCAAGAGAAATCATTGAACAATTTGAGTTCGAAAACCAAATCAATAAAATGGATGATGCCAACTTGTTGTTTATGGTGGTGAAGCGTTTCCAAGAAATCGACTTGCATCCAGACCGTATTTCAAGTATGGAGATGGGTTATATGTTTGAAGAACTGATTAGAAAATTCGCTGAGATTTCGAACGAAACTGCTGGGGAGCACTTTACACCTAGAGAGGTAATCAAATTGATGGTGAACATTTTGTTCTTGAATGACCGTGATATTCTAACCAAAAAAGGTATTACCAAAACGATATACGATTCTTGTGCGGGAACAGGTGGTATGCTTTCTGTAGCAGAAGAGTACTTACACGAATTGAATCCAGATGCACGTTTGGAGGTGTTTGGTCAAGAACTGAATCCAGAATCGTATGCTATTTGTAAGTCGGATTTATTGATTAAAGGTCAAAACGCATCCAACATCAAAAAAGGCAACAGTATATCTGAAGACCAATTATCCAACGAGAAATTTGATTATCTGATTACTAATCCACCGTTCGGTGTGAAATGGGAAAAGTTTGGAAAGAAAGTTAAAGAGGAACACGAACAGCTGGGACATGGTGGACGATTTGGAGCTGGATTACCATCGGTTGGTGATGGTTCGTTCTTGTTCTTGATGCACTTGATGAGCAAGATGAAACCAGAAGGTTCTCGATTGGCTATTGTATTCAATGGCTCACCGCTTTTCTCTGGTTCTCCAAGCAAAACCAAGAACGAGAGCAGTATTCGCCAGTGGATAATCGAAAACGACTTCCTAGAGGCTGTAATTGCGTTGCCGAATCAGTTGTTTTATAACACAGGGATATCAACGTATATCTGGGTAATATCCAATCACAAACCCAATAACAGAAAAGGTAAAGTTCAGTTGATAAACGGTGTTGATTTCTTCAAGAAAATGAGCAAATCGTTGGGTGATAAACGAAACGAGTTATCCGATGACCACATTGCTCAAATTACAAAAATATATGGTGAATTTAAAGAAGGAGACTACTCAAAAGTATTCGACAACAAAGCTTTTGGTTATGCTAAAGTTACGGTAGAGCGACCAGAACGAAATGCTGAAGGTCAAGTTGTGACCGATAAAAAAGGCAATGCAAAACCAGATTCATCTTTGCGTGATACGGAAAACATTCCGTTGCTAATGGATGTACAGGAATACATGGAAAAAGAAGTGTTACCACATGTGCCAGATGCGTGGATTGACCATAGTAAAACCAATGTAGGATACGAAGTGAACTTTACTAAATATTTCTATCAGTACAAGCCTTTACGTTCGTTGGACGACATAAGAAAGGACATAATGGCTATTGAGCAAGAAACAGACGGATTATTAAAAGAAGTTATCGGATAG
- a CDS encoding restriction endonuclease subunit S: protein MKKYDSYKDSGVEWIGNIPSNWEAKRIKLFSPVKRGASPRPIDDPKYFDENGEYAWVRIADVTASDRYLLNTTQRLSELGASLSVKRHEGDFFLSIAGSVGKPMITKIKCCIHDGFVYFPSLSINPEFLYYIFQTGLPYLGLGKLGTQLNLNTETVGNIFIPIPTDDEIEVITKYLDNKTTQIDHLIAKKGQFIQLLEEERVAVINQAVTKGLDPNVSMKDSGIEMLGEIPEHWEIAKIKRLSTLISKGTTPSTVGKEVSDNGEIRYLKSENIVDNQLLKTPEFYIDNETNQILKRSMLELNDVLIVIAGASIGKVAILTDDFCPSNTNQAVSFIRLKNPNSSCFVWYWLQSSYIKERISLDATQSAQPNLSMESIGNFYIPKISIEEEQDIITFLTQKTKDIDVIISKTKHEIELLKEYKMALISEVVTGKVDVRNEKLN, encoded by the coding sequence ATGAAAAAGTACGATAGCTATAAAGATTCGGGTGTTGAATGGATTGGAAATATACCAAGTAACTGGGAAGCTAAAAGGATTAAGCTTTTTAGTCCTGTAAAAAGAGGTGCTTCGCCCCGTCCAATTGATGACCCAAAATATTTTGATGAAAATGGAGAATATGCATGGGTAAGAATAGCTGATGTAACAGCAAGTGACCGTTATTTATTAAATACAACACAACGATTATCTGAATTAGGAGCATCATTAAGTGTGAAAAGACATGAAGGAGATTTCTTTTTAAGCATAGCTGGGAGTGTAGGTAAACCAATGATTACAAAGATAAAATGTTGTATTCATGATGGTTTTGTATATTTTCCAAGTCTATCTATTAACCCAGAATTTCTGTATTACATTTTTCAAACTGGACTACCTTATTTAGGACTTGGCAAACTTGGAACACAGTTAAATTTAAACACAGAAACTGTTGGAAATATTTTTATTCCTATTCCAACAGATGACGAAATTGAGGTTATTACAAAATACCTCGACAACAAAACAACTCAAATTGACCACCTAATTGCAAAGAAAGGGCAGTTTATTCAATTGTTAGAAGAAGAACGTGTTGCGGTAATCAACCAAGCAGTGACTAAAGGTCTTGACCCGAATGTTTCGATGAAGGATTCTGGGATTGAAATGTTGGGCGAGATTCCAGAGCATTGGGAAATAGCAAAAATTAAACGTTTAAGTACATTAATTTCTAAAGGAACAACGCCATCAACAGTTGGAAAAGAAGTAAGTGATAATGGTGAAATTCGGTATTTAAAGTCAGAAAACATAGTAGATAATCAACTTCTTAAAACACCAGAATTTTATATTGATAATGAAACAAACCAGATATTAAAAAGGTCTATGTTGGAATTAAACGATGTTCTAATAGTTATTGCTGGTGCTTCGATAGGTAAAGTGGCAATTTTAACAGATGATTTTTGTCCTTCCAATACAAACCAAGCAGTATCATTTATTAGACTTAAAAATCCAAATTCCTCTTGTTTTGTGTGGTATTGGTTACAAAGTTCTTACATTAAAGAAAGAATTTCACTAGATGCAACTCAATCTGCTCAACCAAATCTATCAATGGAAAGTATTGGTAACTTTTACATTCCAAAAATTAGTATTGAAGAAGAACAAGATATAATAACATTTTTAACGCAAAAGACTAAAGATATTGATGTAATTATATCAAAGACCAAACATGAAATTGAGTTATTAAAAGAATACAAAATGGCATTAATCAGTGAGGTAGTTACTGGTAAGGTGGATGTTAGAAACGAAAAATTGAACTGA
- a CDS encoding ATP-dependent nuclease codes for MIKSVHIKNFRSIKEIYIEPNSLCAILGANSAGKTNILKAIDLVLGEGWATKAKVAKELFYDTGQPIEIRIDFSEHIIHEYFGTNYKIHYITLKMEMIPDFKCEVRLKSNDSTKDFYLNDDFKRNCHFIYIPSNRDLSGQLRVSNWTLLGKLMKEVYQNYINFYHNDEQKLRETFKEIISPAREFLEDDFDANSLTYKKFSDSFVKNCSINSLGLSNGMNPELNIYNLNWFYKTLQITLTENQSDKVFDSEEVGSGMQNMILISIFQTYAELMGGKVIFGIEEPEIYLYPQAQRALYKSFQNISETSQIFYTSHNPNFIDASRAYEIEMVYKTAEDGTINTQKNTHYINIVQADKERFKIFTQFNTERNEIFFAKKVVLVEGDSDKIFYQTISEKLWGIDLDKNGVSILSCGGKGGVSYFTGLCKAMGIENFFSIWDSDEELAKPQLLEGIKNEDKGLELEPNLEAFLSKELGLRLSSESNNKVKQAFEIANETISKEQSEELFKGLLKFLEK; via the coding sequence ATGATAAAAAGTGTTCACATAAAAAACTTTCGCTCTATTAAGGAAATTTATATTGAACCTAACTCCCTTTGTGCGATTTTAGGAGCTAACAGTGCTGGAAAAACAAATATTTTAAAAGCAATAGATTTAGTTCTAGGTGAAGGTTGGGCAACAAAAGCTAAGGTTGCAAAAGAACTATTTTACGACACAGGACAACCTATTGAAATAAGGATTGATTTTAGTGAGCACATTATTCATGAATATTTCGGCACTAATTATAAAATTCATTACATAACACTTAAAATGGAAATGATACCCGATTTTAAATGTGAAGTTAGGTTAAAGAGTAATGATTCAACCAAAGATTTTTATTTAAATGACGATTTTAAAAGAAATTGTCATTTTATATATATTCCTTCGAATAGAGATTTAAGTGGACAATTAAGAGTGAGTAATTGGACATTACTTGGTAAGCTCATGAAAGAAGTTTACCAGAACTATATTAATTTTTATCATAATGATGAACAAAAATTAAGGGAAACATTCAAAGAAATAATAAGTCCAGCTAGAGAATTTTTAGAGGATGATTTTGATGCTAATAGTTTAACTTACAAAAAATTTTCAGATTCTTTTGTAAAGAATTGTAGTATTAATTCTCTAGGATTAAGTAATGGAATGAATCCAGAATTAAACATCTATAATTTAAATTGGTTTTATAAAACTTTACAAATTACTTTAACTGAGAATCAATCAGATAAAGTTTTTGATTCAGAAGAAGTAGGTTCTGGAATGCAAAACATGATTTTAATTTCAATTTTTCAAACTTATGCCGAATTAATGGGGGGCAAAGTAATATTTGGAATTGAAGAACCAGAAATTTATTTGTATCCACAAGCACAAAGAGCATTGTATAAAAGTTTTCAGAATATATCTGAAACATCACAAATATTTTACACTTCACACAACCCAAATTTCATAGATGCTTCTCGAGCTTATGAGATAGAAATGGTTTATAAAACAGCTGAGGATGGAACTATAAATACTCAAAAAAATACACATTATATTAATATTGTTCAAGCTGATAAAGAAAGATTTAAAATTTTCACACAATTTAATACTGAAAGGAATGAAATTTTCTTTGCAAAAAAAGTAGTATTGGTTGAGGGTGATTCTGATAAAATATTTTATCAGACAATTTCTGAAAAACTTTGGGGAATTGATTTAGATAAAAATGGAGTATCTATCTTAAGTTGTGGTGGCAAAGGTGGGGTATCATACTTTACTGGTTTATGCAAAGCAATGGGTATTGAAAATTTTTTTTCAATATGGGATTCAGATGAAGAACTTGCTAAACCTCAATTACTCGAAGGAATCAAAAATGAAGACAAAGGACTTGAATTAGAACCAAATTTAGAAGCTTTTTTAAGTAAAGAACTTGGGCTTAGATTATCAAGTGAAAGTAACAATAAAGTCAAACAAGCTTTTGAAATTGCTAACGAGACAATATCAAAGGAGCAATCAGAAGAACTTTTCAAAGGGTTATTAAAATTTTTAGAGAAATAA
- a CDS encoding type I restriction endonuclease subunit R, with the protein MAKGIHTELTFEQAIESNLLEHGGYVKGSSTDFDVQQGLFPSYITDFLKQSQPKAWDKLVTIHKDEAEKKVILRLVKEIDLRGVLDVIRKGFTDYGVKFQMAYFKPESTLNPEADELYLTNHLSVTRQLYYERVGKNSLDMVLSLNGLPIASIELKNQFSGQSVENAKKQYVYDREPNEPIFQFKKRTLVHFAVDTDEAFMTTKLDGKKTRYLPFNLGYNNGAGNPPNPNGYRTSYLWEQVWTKDSFMDIIGKFLHLSVEEFELNGVKKKKETIIFPRFHQMQVVRKVTSDARQSGAGKNYLIQHSAGSGKSNSIAWLSYRLSSLHDEANNRIFDSVIVITDRKVLDSQLQNTIYQFEHKDGVVQKIDKDSTQLANAISAGSNIIITTLQKFPFILDKIGEIPARKYAVIIDEAHSSQGGEATKKMKEVLSAKSLEEAEKDEAYTGLEEDAEDEIRKSMLARGKQNNLSFFAFTATPKPKTVEVFGTMGAHGKPEPFHLYSMKQAIEEGFILDVLKNYTTYKTYFKLSKEIEDDPKVNKKKASRAIGRFMSLHPHNLAQKTEVMVEHFRQVVSKKIGGKAKAMVVSSSRLHAVRYKEEFDKYIKDKGYNDVKTIVAFSGKVIYGNAPEGVTEVELNGFAEKELPRKFASDEYQLLLVADKYQTGFDQPLLHTMYVDKKLSGVKAVQTLSRLNRMCAGKEDTFVLDFANDTDEILESFQPYYELTSIKENSDPNYLYDLKAELDKANVIWETEVNNFCNLYFKSAKSLTVSDQAKLNAYIDPAVERFKQLPEESSDKNVIGTEVTQEDFKNTMQSFNRTYSFLTQIMPFSDVDLEKLFTYTRFLYKKLPRTSQNDKFKLGDEVSLEYYRLQKIAEHNIVMESQSVYELEGGGQAGLRLTKEDEANLSEIIEVLNKKFQTEFNTADKLFFDQIEEDMVLDEKLAEQAKNNPIENFKFGFDDIFMDALISRMEQNQDIFGKMMDDKEFGGLVKGYMLKKVYERLSK; encoded by the coding sequence ATGGCAAAAGGAATACATACAGAACTAACTTTTGAACAGGCAATCGAATCCAACTTGTTGGAGCACGGTGGCTATGTAAAAGGTAGTTCAACAGACTTCGATGTGCAACAGGGTTTATTTCCTAGCTACATCACTGATTTTTTGAAGCAATCACAACCGAAGGCTTGGGATAAACTAGTTACTATCCACAAGGACGAAGCTGAGAAAAAAGTAATACTACGTTTGGTCAAAGAAATTGATTTGCGTGGTGTATTGGACGTTATTCGCAAAGGATTTACTGATTATGGAGTGAAGTTCCAGATGGCATATTTCAAGCCAGAAAGCACGCTAAATCCAGAAGCAGACGAATTGTATCTTACCAATCATTTGTCAGTTACTAGACAGTTGTATTATGAGCGTGTAGGCAAGAATTCATTGGATATGGTGCTTTCGTTAAATGGATTACCAATTGCTTCCATTGAGCTTAAAAATCAGTTTTCTGGACAATCTGTAGAGAATGCCAAAAAGCAGTATGTATATGACCGTGAGCCAAACGAACCGATATTTCAATTCAAGAAAAGAACATTGGTTCACTTTGCTGTGGATACCGATGAGGCTTTCATGACAACGAAACTGGACGGAAAGAAAACAAGATACTTACCATTTAATTTAGGTTATAACAATGGAGCTGGTAACCCACCAAACCCAAATGGATATAGAACATCATATCTATGGGAACAGGTTTGGACAAAAGATAGTTTCATGGATATTATTGGCAAGTTCCTTCACCTTAGCGTGGAAGAATTTGAATTGAACGGTGTTAAAAAGAAAAAAGAAACCATCATTTTCCCACGTTTCCACCAGATGCAAGTCGTTCGTAAAGTGACATCTGATGCAAGACAAAGTGGTGCTGGAAAAAACTATTTGATTCAACACTCAGCTGGTTCTGGCAAATCTAATTCAATCGCTTGGCTATCTTATAGACTATCTAGTTTGCATGATGAGGCTAACAATAGAATCTTTGATTCGGTGATTGTAATTACTGACCGTAAGGTTTTGGATTCACAGTTGCAGAATACTATTTACCAATTCGAACACAAAGACGGTGTTGTTCAAAAAATTGATAAAGATTCAACTCAGTTGGCAAATGCCATTTCAGCTGGTTCGAATATCATTATCACAACACTTCAAAAGTTTCCTTTTATTCTGGATAAAATCGGAGAAATCCCAGCTAGAAAATATGCTGTAATCATTGATGAGGCTCATAGTTCACAAGGTGGTGAAGCTACCAAAAAAATGAAGGAAGTATTATCAGCTAAATCATTAGAAGAAGCTGAAAAGGATGAGGCTTATACAGGATTGGAAGAAGATGCAGAAGATGAAATAAGAAAGTCTATGTTAGCCAGAGGTAAACAGAACAACCTTAGCTTCTTTGCGTTCACAGCAACACCAAAACCTAAAACTGTTGAAGTATTTGGGACGATGGGTGCTCATGGAAAGCCAGAACCGTTTCACCTGTACTCGATGAAACAAGCTATCGAAGAAGGATTCATTCTCGATGTGTTAAAGAACTATACTACATATAAAACCTACTTCAAATTGTCCAAAGAAATTGAGGACGACCCGAAAGTAAATAAGAAGAAAGCATCAAGAGCCATTGGACGATTCATGTCATTGCATCCACATAACTTGGCACAGAAAACCGAAGTGATGGTGGAGCATTTCCGTCAAGTGGTTTCTAAGAAAATTGGTGGAAAAGCAAAAGCAATGGTGGTGTCAAGTTCACGTTTGCATGCAGTGAGATACAAAGAAGAATTCGACAAATACATCAAGGACAAAGGATATAACGATGTGAAAACCATTGTAGCATTTTCTGGAAAAGTAATTTACGGAAACGCTCCAGAAGGTGTGACCGAGGTTGAGCTAAATGGTTTTGCAGAAAAGGAATTACCTAGAAAGTTTGCATCGGATGAATACCAATTGTTATTGGTTGCAGATAAATACCAAACAGGATTCGACCAACCGTTGTTGCATACCATGTATGTTGATAAGAAATTATCTGGCGTTAAAGCTGTACAAACACTATCCAGATTGAACAGAATGTGTGCTGGTAAAGAGGACACATTTGTATTGGACTTTGCGAATGATACCGATGAAATATTGGAATCGTTCCAACCCTATTATGAACTAACTTCCATCAAGGAGAATTCAGACCCTAATTACCTGTATGACCTCAAAGCGGAATTGGATAAAGCAAATGTGATATGGGAAACAGAGGTGAACAATTTCTGTAATCTATATTTTAAATCGGCAAAATCGTTGACAGTTTCTGACCAAGCAAAGCTGAACGCATACATTGACCCAGCGGTAGAACGATTCAAACAGTTACCAGAAGAAAGCTCAGATAAGAACGTAATTGGCACGGAAGTTACACAAGAAGACTTCAAGAACACGATGCAGAGTTTTAACAGAACATATTCGTTTTTAACTCAGATTATGCCTTTCTCAGATGTTGACTTAGAGAAGCTATTTACTTATACTCGATTCTTGTACAAAAAACTACCAAGAACCAGCCAGAATGATAAATTCAAGTTGGGTGACGAGGTTTCTTTGGAATATTATAGACTACAAAAGATTGCAGAACATAACATCGTTATGGAAAGCCAAAGTGTTTATGAACTTGAAGGTGGTGGTCAAGCTGGATTGCGTTTAACTAAAGAAGATGAAGCTAATTTATCTGAAATCATTGAAGTTTTGAACAAGAAGTTCCAAACAGAATTTAATACAGCAGACAAGCTATTCTTTGACCAAATTGAGGAAGATATGGTGCTGGATGAAAAGTTAGCAGAACAAGCCAAAAACAACCCAATTGAGAACTTCAAATTCGGTTTCGATGACATATTCATGGATGCACTAATTAGTAGAATGGAGCAGAACCAAGATATATTCGGTAAAATGATGGATGATAAGGAATTCGGTGGATTGGTGAAAGGGTATATGTTGAAGAAGGTTTATGAGAGATTAAGTAAATAA